One window from the genome of Acidihalobacter ferrooxydans encodes:
- the tkt gene encoding transketolase, with product MPSRRELANAIRALAMDAVQKANSGHPGAPMGMADIAEVLWNDYMHHNPANPAWPNRDRFVMSNGHGSMLPYAVLHLTGYDLPMSELKQFRQLHSKTPGHPEYGYAPGIETTTGPLGQGVTNGVGMAIAERALSAHFNRPGHDVIDHYTYVFLGDGCLMEGISHEACSLAGTLGLGKLVCFYDDNGISIDGEVEGWFTDDTPQRFESYGWHVVRDVDGHDSAAIKAAIEQARAVTDKPTLICCRTIIGFGSPNKQGKEESHGAALGEAEVALTREKLGWKYGPFEIPDDIYAGWNAKDKGAAAEADWNARFDAYAAAHPELAAELKRRLNNELVADFDARADAFIKSVAEKGETIASRKASQNAIKGFAAFTDFMGGSADLAGSNLTLWPDARPLSAANPDADYIHYGVREFGMTAMVNGIALHGGFVPYGATFLMFSEYARNALRMAALMKIRNIEVFTHDSIGLGEDGPTHQPVEQTATLRMMPNMSVWRPCDAVETAVAWKLAIKRLSGPTSLILSRQNLPHQTRSDEQIAAIARGGYVLKDCDGTPDAIIIATGSEVGLAMDAAAELSGKKIRVVSMPSTDAFDAQDDAYKESVLPRAVRARVAVEAGVTDYWRKYVGLDGAVVGIDTFGESAPAAALFKYFGFTVEHVVEAVNSVL from the coding sequence ATGCCTTCGCGCAGAGAATTAGCCAACGCCATCCGTGCGCTTGCCATGGACGCGGTCCAGAAAGCGAATTCCGGCCACCCCGGCGCCCCGATGGGCATGGCCGACATCGCCGAGGTGCTGTGGAACGACTACATGCACCACAATCCGGCCAATCCGGCCTGGCCGAATCGTGATCGTTTCGTGATGTCCAACGGTCACGGGTCGATGCTGCCCTACGCGGTGCTGCACCTGACCGGTTACGACCTGCCGATGTCCGAACTCAAGCAGTTCCGCCAGCTGCATTCCAAGACGCCCGGTCATCCGGAATACGGCTACGCGCCCGGCATCGAGACCACCACCGGCCCGCTTGGGCAGGGCGTGACCAACGGCGTGGGCATGGCCATCGCCGAGCGCGCGCTGTCCGCGCACTTCAACCGCCCCGGCCATGACGTGATCGACCATTACACCTATGTGTTCCTCGGCGACGGCTGTCTGATGGAAGGCATTTCGCATGAGGCCTGTTCGCTGGCCGGGACGCTGGGTCTGGGCAAACTGGTGTGTTTCTACGACGACAATGGCATTTCCATCGACGGCGAGGTCGAGGGCTGGTTCACTGACGATACTCCGCAACGCTTCGAGTCCTACGGCTGGCATGTCGTGCGCGATGTCGACGGGCATGATTCCGCCGCCATCAAGGCCGCGATCGAACAGGCTCGCGCAGTAACTGATAAGCCCACGCTGATCTGCTGCCGCACCATCATCGGCTTCGGCTCGCCGAACAAGCAGGGTAAGGAAGAGAGTCACGGCGCGGCGCTGGGCGAGGCCGAAGTGGCCCTGACCCGCGAAAAGCTGGGCTGGAAATATGGCCCGTTCGAGATTCCGGACGACATTTATGCCGGCTGGAACGCCAAGGACAAGGGTGCCGCCGCCGAAGCCGACTGGAATGCCCGGTTCGACGCCTATGCCGCGGCGCATCCCGAGTTGGCGGCTGAGTTGAAGCGTCGCCTGAATAATGAACTGGTTGCCGATTTCGACGCCCGGGCCGATGCCTTCATCAAGTCCGTGGCCGAGAAGGGCGAGACCATCGCCTCGCGCAAGGCTTCGCAGAACGCGATCAAGGGCTTCGCCGCGTTCACCGATTTCATGGGCGGCTCGGCCGATCTGGCCGGCTCGAATCTCACGCTGTGGCCGGATGCGCGCCCGCTGAGCGCGGCCAATCCCGATGCCGATTACATTCACTACGGCGTGCGCGAGTTTGGTATGACCGCGATGGTCAACGGCATCGCGCTGCATGGCGGCTTCGTGCCGTATGGCGCGACTTTCCTGATGTTTTCCGAATACGCCCGCAACGCGCTGCGCATGGCCGCGTTGATGAAAATCCGCAACATCGAAGTGTTCACGCACGATTCCATCGGCCTCGGCGAAGACGGCCCGACCCACCAGCCGGTGGAGCAGACCGCCACGCTGCGCATGATGCCAAACATGAGCGTGTGGCGTCCGTGCGACGCGGTTGAGACTGCCGTCGCCTGGAAACTGGCAATCAAGCGCCTGAGCGGACCGACCTCGCTGATCCTGTCGCGTCAGAACCTGCCACACCAGACGCGCAGCGACGAGCAGATCGCCGCCATCGCCAGGGGCGGCTACGTGCTCAAGGACTGCGATGGCACGCCGGATGCGATCATCATTGCCACCGGTTCGGAAGTCGGCCTGGCGATGGATGCGGCTGCTGAACTGAGCGGCAAGAAGATTCGCGTGGTGTCCATGCCGTCGACCGACGCGTTCGACGCCCAGGACGACGCCTACAAGGAATCCGTGCTGCCCAGGGCGGTGCGTGCCCGCGTGGCGGTCGAGGCCGGCGTCACCGATTATTGGCGCAAGTACGTGGGTCTGGACGGCGCCGTGGTCGGTATCGACACCTTCGGTGAGTCCGCCCCGGCTGCGGCGCTGTTCAAGTATTTCGGTTTCACCGTCGAGCACGTTGTCGAAGCCGTCAATTCGGTGCTCTGA
- the nuoK gene encoding NADH-quinone oxidoreductase subunit NuoK, translating into MEYAPTLLAGGALFVIGLAMVLLRSELLFVLMGIEVMFNGAGLTAAAAGQYWHDPVGQVLVLFLMTITGAELAVALVLVYLAYRRLHATDLADVSMLRDDAADGEGAQ; encoded by the coding sequence ATGGAATACGCTCCGACTTTGCTGGCCGGCGGCGCGCTGTTCGTGATTGGACTGGCGATGGTGCTGCTGCGCAGCGAGTTGTTGTTCGTGCTCATGGGTATCGAGGTGATGTTCAACGGCGCGGGTCTGACGGCCGCGGCGGCCGGGCAGTATTGGCATGACCCGGTCGGGCAGGTGCTGGTGCTGTTTCTGATGACCATTACCGGCGCCGAGCTGGCCGTGGCGCTGGTGCTGGTGTATCTGGCCTACCGGCGCTTGCACGCCACCGATCTGGCCGATGTGTCGATGCTGCGCGACGACGCCGCGGATGGGGAGGGTGCGCAATGA
- a CDS encoding NADH-quinone oxidoreductase subunit N — MTANEFLLLSPFLVLGLGAVAVLLAGVLPLPGRQTLAHGLALALLAAAFALSLALLGQTGVAMDGGLRFDAVSYGFDALACAGAFGALVLARGYAPLRGEVGEAFGALVLFAVLGMFILISADDLLVAFLGLELVAVPLFGLVAWVPRHRGAIEGGLKYAVLSGVAAAFFLYGLALIYAGSGTLALPAMGAALAQAHAQPLLTVAGFVLLLVGIGFELALVPFHMWAADVYEGAPVPVSALLGTVAKVAMLVFLVHLLGAAPPRVLSALAPILAVLAVLGMLVGNLLALRQTKVLRLLGYSTIAHFGYVLAALSCVSADGYRAALYYGLAYAVMNMAVFAVFAVLSTRNGGEGRIADYRGVGRRHPWLGLALVVGVLSLAGLPPTAGFFAKLFVLSALLHGGHVGLAVVLVLATAASFYYYLRLLLAFFQTEETTQMPMARPAPGGALVLGVAVLLTLGVGVWARAFF, encoded by the coding sequence ATGACCGCCAACGAATTCCTGCTGCTGTCGCCATTTCTGGTACTCGGATTGGGGGCGGTTGCTGTGCTGCTGGCGGGTGTGCTGCCGCTGCCGGGACGACAGACCCTGGCGCACGGCCTGGCTCTGGCGTTGCTGGCCGCCGCCTTTGCGTTGAGCCTCGCGCTGCTTGGGCAGACGGGCGTGGCGATGGACGGCGGGTTGCGCTTCGATGCGGTCAGTTACGGCTTCGACGCGCTCGCCTGCGCCGGCGCGTTCGGCGCACTGGTGCTGGCGCGCGGGTATGCGCCGCTGCGCGGCGAGGTCGGCGAGGCTTTTGGCGCACTGGTCCTGTTCGCCGTGCTGGGCATGTTTATCCTGATTTCCGCCGACGATCTGCTGGTCGCGTTCCTCGGTCTGGAACTGGTGGCAGTGCCCTTGTTCGGTCTGGTGGCCTGGGTGCCGCGCCATCGCGGCGCGATCGAGGGCGGGCTGAAATACGCGGTGCTTTCCGGCGTGGCCGCGGCGTTCTTTCTGTATGGCCTCGCGCTGATCTACGCCGGTTCCGGCACGCTGGCGCTGCCGGCCATGGGCGCCGCTCTGGCGCAGGCCCACGCGCAGCCGCTGCTGACCGTGGCCGGCTTCGTGCTGTTGCTGGTGGGCATCGGTTTCGAGCTGGCGCTGGTGCCGTTCCACATGTGGGCGGCGGATGTGTACGAAGGCGCGCCGGTGCCGGTGAGCGCGCTGCTCGGCACGGTCGCCAAGGTGGCGATGCTGGTGTTCCTGGTGCACCTGCTCGGCGCGGCGCCGCCGCGCGTGCTGAGCGCGCTGGCACCGATACTCGCCGTGCTCGCCGTGCTCGGTATGCTGGTCGGCAACCTGCTCGCGCTGCGCCAGACCAAGGTGCTGCGCCTGCTCGGGTATTCGACCATCGCGCATTTCGGCTACGTGCTGGCCGCGCTGAGTTGCGTGTCGGCAGATGGCTACCGCGCTGCGCTGTACTACGGGCTGGCCTACGCGGTGATGAACATGGCCGTGTTCGCCGTCTTCGCGGTGTTGTCGACGCGAAACGGCGGCGAGGGGCGCATTGCCGACTACCGCGGGGTCGGGCGGCGCCATCCCTGGCTCGGTCTGGCGCTGGTCGTCGGGGTGTTGTCGCTGGCGGGGCTGCCACCGACGGCAGGGTTCTTCGCCAAGCTCTTCGTGTTGTCCGCATTGCTGCACGGTGGCCACGTCGGGCTGGCCGTCGTGTTGGTGCTGGCGACTGCGGCATCATTTTACTACTACCTGCGTCTTCTGCTCGCCTTCTTCCAGACGGAGGAAACGACGCAGATGCCCATGGCCCGTCCCGCGCCCGGCGGCGCCCTCGTGCTCGGTGTTGCTGTGCTGCTTACGCTGGGTGTCGGCGTCTGGGCGCGCGCCTTTTTTTAG
- a CDS encoding complex I subunit 4 family protein, which yields MLNALIYLPMLGGGLVWLLLRGSPGAARRAVLTLALLELLLCLALWPHGGGFYAQVQTPWLPSLGVGYTLGMDGVSFVLALLTAVVTLGALLVAWNAVDDWAAFGALILLAEGAMMGVLTALDLVLFYVFWEVMIVPVFFLAARRGAQARQAALRFFLFTIVGSLLMLVSMVGLYVLHGQATGDYTFDYFKLLHTPLGAQASLWLMLGMLAAFAVKIPMFPLHLWAPDTYQRAEAPVSIMLAGAMANLGAYGVLRFCLPLFPAGAQLFAPWGMALGAVGVVYAGLLALVQNDLKRVIAYSSISHMGLVVLGLFAWQRQALTGAVFLLLAHGLLVLGLFAVTAWIEARGRSLDLDTMGGWFRPMPRLGILFLICLLAGVGLPGLANFVGEFLTLAGGVERDVLWGALAALGILLSVMDFLRAYERSMLGPLREEAAMADLGLRETFVMGATVALLLWLGLFPQVFLAPIDSVTAALAYLH from the coding sequence ATGCTGAATGCGCTGATTTATCTGCCGATGCTTGGCGGCGGTCTGGTCTGGCTGCTGCTGCGGGGCAGCCCCGGCGCGGCGCGGCGGGCGGTGTTGACGCTGGCGCTGCTCGAACTGTTGTTGTGTCTGGCGCTGTGGCCGCACGGCGGCGGTTTCTACGCGCAGGTGCAGACGCCCTGGCTGCCGTCGCTTGGCGTGGGCTACACGCTGGGCATGGACGGCGTGAGTTTCGTGCTCGCGCTGCTCACTGCGGTGGTTACGCTCGGCGCGCTGTTGGTAGCCTGGAATGCGGTCGACGACTGGGCCGCGTTCGGCGCACTGATCCTGCTCGCCGAAGGGGCCATGATGGGCGTGCTCACCGCGCTCGATCTGGTGTTGTTCTACGTGTTCTGGGAAGTGATGATCGTGCCGGTGTTCTTCCTCGCCGCGCGGCGCGGGGCGCAGGCGCGACAGGCGGCGTTGCGTTTCTTCCTGTTTACTATCGTCGGCTCGCTGCTGATGCTGGTGTCGATGGTCGGGCTGTATGTGCTGCACGGACAGGCGACAGGCGACTACACCTTTGATTACTTCAAGCTCTTGCACACGCCGCTGGGGGCTCAGGCCAGCCTGTGGCTGATGCTCGGCATGCTGGCCGCGTTCGCGGTGAAAATTCCGATGTTTCCGCTGCACCTGTGGGCGCCGGACACCTACCAGCGCGCCGAGGCGCCGGTATCGATCATGCTGGCCGGAGCAATGGCCAATCTGGGTGCCTACGGGGTGTTGCGCTTCTGTCTGCCGCTGTTTCCGGCCGGCGCGCAACTGTTCGCGCCCTGGGGCATGGCGCTGGGCGCGGTCGGCGTCGTCTACGCCGGCCTGCTGGCGCTGGTGCAGAACGATCTCAAGCGCGTCATTGCCTATTCCAGCATCAGCCACATGGGGCTGGTCGTGCTCGGTCTGTTCGCCTGGCAGCGTCAGGCGCTGACCGGCGCGGTGTTTCTGCTGCTGGCGCATGGCCTGCTCGTGCTCGGTCTGTTCGCGGTCACGGCCTGGATCGAGGCGCGCGGACGCAGCCTGGATCTCGACACGATGGGTGGCTGGTTCAGGCCGATGCCGCGCCTGGGTATCCTGTTTCTGATTTGCCTGCTGGCCGGCGTCGGCTTGCCGGGGCTGGCGAATTTCGTCGGCGAGTTCCTGACGCTGGCCGGCGGGGTCGAGCGCGACGTGCTGTGGGGCGCGCTCGCCGCGCTCGGCATCCTGCTCAGCGTGATGGACTTCCTGCGCGCCTACGAGCGCAGCATGCTCGGCCCGCTGCGCGAGGAGGCGGCGATGGCCGATCTGGGCCTGCGCGAGACCTTCGTCATGGGCGCGACGGTGGCGCTGTTGCTGTGGCTTGGGCTGTTTCCGCAGGTGTTTCTGGCGCCCATCGACAGCGTGACCGCCGCGCTGGCGTATCTGCACTGA
- the gap gene encoding type I glyceraldehyde-3-phosphate dehydrogenase, with protein sequence MTIKVGINGFGRIGRMAFRAIAQEREFADLEVVAINDLLDADYLAYMLKHDSVHGRFKGDVAVEGNHLVVNGKTVRLTAERDPVNLKWSEVEVDLVIESTGFFLTEETCRKHIDAGAKKVVQSAPSKDATPMFVYGVNHKTYAGQRIVSAASCTTNCLAPVAKVLHDKFGIKRGLMTTVHAATATQKTVDGPSMKDWRGGRGILDNIIPSSTGAAKAVGKVLPDLNGKLTGMAFRVPTPDVSVVDLTVELDAEASYTEICTAMKNASEGDLKGVLDYTEEKVVSTDFVGCPAPSTFDAGAGIALDGTFVKVVAWYDNEYGYTCNMLRFVDHVAKH encoded by the coding sequence ATGACCATAAAAGTGGGTATCAACGGCTTCGGCCGTATCGGCCGCATGGCCTTCCGCGCCATTGCGCAAGAGCGTGAATTCGCCGACCTGGAAGTGGTGGCGATCAACGATCTGCTCGACGCCGATTATCTGGCCTACATGCTCAAGCACGATTCCGTGCATGGGCGCTTCAAGGGGGATGTGGCTGTCGAGGGCAATCATCTGGTCGTCAATGGCAAGACTGTCCGCCTGACCGCCGAGCGCGATCCGGTCAACCTCAAGTGGAGCGAGGTCGAGGTTGATCTGGTCATCGAAAGCACCGGTTTCTTTTTGACCGAGGAAACCTGCCGGAAGCACATCGACGCGGGCGCCAAAAAAGTTGTGCAGAGCGCGCCGTCCAAGGACGCCACGCCGATGTTCGTCTATGGCGTCAATCACAAGACCTACGCCGGCCAGCGCATTGTTTCCGCCGCGTCCTGCACCACCAACTGCCTGGCACCGGTCGCCAAGGTGTTGCACGATAAGTTCGGGATCAAGCGCGGGTTGATGACGACCGTACACGCCGCCACCGCGACGCAGAAGACCGTGGACGGGCCGTCCATGAAGGACTGGCGTGGCGGCCGCGGTATCCTGGACAACATCATCCCGTCCTCCACCGGTGCGGCCAAGGCCGTCGGCAAGGTTCTGCCCGACCTGAACGGCAAGCTCACCGGCATGGCGTTCCGCGTGCCGACGCCGGACGTGTCCGTAGTTGATTTGACCGTCGAGCTGGATGCCGAGGCTTCCTACACCGAGATCTGCACGGCGATGAAAAACGCTTCCGAGGGCGACCTCAAGGGTGTGCTGGATTACACCGAGGAGAAGGTTGTGTCCACCGACTTCGTCGGCTGCCCGGCACCGTCGACCTTCGATGCCGGGGCCGGCATCGCGCTGGACGGCACGTTCGTCAAGGTGGTGGCCTGGTATGACAACGAGTACGGCTATACCTGCAACATGTTGCGCTTCGTCGACCACGTCGCGAAGCACTGA
- the nuoL gene encoding NADH-quinone oxidoreductase subunit L, producing MNHWLWLIPGAPLLGAALNAVCGGWWGPRNSARLAVLALGVSAASVIALWFGGGATHDLQQTLYTWMAVGDWRVTVGLRVDRVTLVMLSVASWVGFLIHLFSYRFMADDYGERRYFVYLNLFVFGMLSFVLADNLILIYLGWEVMGLCSYALVAHWYREAHNAWCGRKAFVVTRIGDTALALAIFLIFAHYHTVALAPLFAALHTQPVDATLLTWIALLVLLGAAGKSAQLPLSPWLPDAMAGPSTVSALIHAATMVTAGVYLIIRLHPLFQLVPEVLWLVGLVGALTLTFSGLAALGQYDIKRVIAYSTISQIGYMFLGVGIGAYGLALFHLAVHACFKSLLFMSAGAAIKHFDGDHDIRHMGGLGKRAPYLRAVFLAGAMALAAVPLITAAFYSKDAIIEAAWAAPQGWLLWGLAIIGAVLTGAYTFRLYFMVFAGAPRSPIKDYALTGSMKLPLGILAVASIGLGFVQFPSDWPHLPHLLLPWLAPEVGLPTMPHGTASVVLMLLGMAASLLGIYWGWRLARAELAGRGSGRLAVLSSGLYLDAIYDALIVRPCFTLARALRDGAEALIFNAAVVGSLVLALRGGHRALSTTQNGSAARYAALMALGVVAMLGYLLWLY from the coding sequence ATGAACCATTGGCTGTGGCTGATTCCGGGGGCGCCGCTGCTGGGCGCGGCGCTCAACGCGGTCTGCGGCGGTTGGTGGGGGCCGCGCAACAGCGCGCGGCTGGCGGTGCTGGCGCTGGGCGTGAGCGCGGCGTCGGTGATCGCGCTGTGGTTCGGCGGCGGCGCGACGCACGATCTGCAGCAGACGCTGTACACCTGGATGGCGGTCGGCGACTGGCGCGTGACGGTCGGTCTGCGGGTGGATCGGGTGACGCTGGTGATGCTGAGCGTGGCGAGCTGGGTCGGCTTCCTGATTCATCTGTTTTCCTACCGTTTCATGGCCGACGATTACGGCGAGCGGCGCTATTTCGTCTACCTCAATCTGTTCGTGTTCGGCATGCTGAGCTTCGTGCTTGCCGACAATCTGATCCTGATCTACCTCGGCTGGGAGGTCATGGGTCTGTGCTCCTACGCGCTGGTCGCGCACTGGTACCGCGAAGCGCACAACGCCTGGTGCGGGCGCAAGGCCTTCGTCGTCACGCGCATCGGCGATACCGCGCTGGCGCTGGCGATTTTTTTGATCTTCGCGCATTACCACACGGTGGCCCTGGCGCCGCTGTTCGCCGCGCTGCACACGCAGCCGGTCGACGCCACGCTGCTGACCTGGATCGCGCTGTTGGTGCTGCTGGGCGCGGCGGGCAAGTCGGCGCAGTTGCCGCTGTCGCCCTGGTTGCCGGACGCCATGGCCGGCCCGAGCACGGTCTCGGCGCTGATTCATGCCGCCACCATGGTGACCGCCGGCGTGTATCTGATCATCCGCCTGCACCCGTTGTTCCAGCTTGTGCCGGAGGTGCTCTGGCTGGTCGGGCTGGTCGGCGCGCTGACGCTGACCTTCTCCGGTCTGGCGGCGCTGGGGCAGTACGACATCAAGCGCGTGATCGCCTATTCGACCATCAGCCAGATCGGTTACATGTTCCTCGGCGTCGGCATCGGCGCCTATGGTCTGGCGCTGTTCCATCTGGCCGTGCACGCCTGCTTCAAGTCGCTGCTGTTCATGTCCGCCGGGGCGGCAATCAAACACTTTGACGGCGATCACGACATCCGCCACATGGGCGGACTGGGCAAACGCGCACCCTATCTGCGGGCGGTCTTCCTGGCGGGCGCGATGGCCCTGGCCGCCGTGCCGCTGATTACCGCCGCCTTCTACAGCAAGGACGCAATCATCGAGGCGGCCTGGGCGGCGCCGCAGGGCTGGCTGCTGTGGGGGCTGGCGATCATCGGTGCGGTGCTTACCGGCGCCTATACCTTCCGGCTGTATTTCATGGTGTTCGCGGGCGCGCCGCGCAGTCCGATCAAGGACTACGCGCTGACCGGGTCGATGAAGCTGCCGCTGGGCATTCTCGCCGTGGCGAGCATCGGGCTGGGCTTCGTGCAGTTCCCCAGCGACTGGCCGCACCTGCCGCACCTGCTGTTGCCCTGGCTGGCCCCCGAAGTGGGTTTGCCGACGATGCCGCACGGCACGGCGTCCGTGGTGCTTATGCTGCTTGGCATGGCCGCATCGCTGCTCGGCATTTACTGGGGCTGGCGGCTGGCGCGGGCCGAACTGGCCGGACGCGGCAGCGGTCGGCTGGCGGTGCTGTCCAGCGGACTGTATCTGGATGCGATCTACGATGCGCTGATTGTGCGCCCGTGTTTCACGCTGGCGCGCGCGTTGCGCGACGGCGCAGAGGCGCTGATTTTCAACGCCGCAGTGGTCGGTTCGCTGGTGCTGGCGCTGCGCGGTGGTCATCGCGCGCTGAGTACGACACAAAACGGCAGCGCGGCGCGCTACGCTGCGTTAATGGCGCTGGGCGTGGTGGCGATGTTGGGGTATCTGCTATGGCTTTATTGA